A genomic window from Vitis riparia cultivar Riparia Gloire de Montpellier isolate 1030 chromosome 18, EGFV_Vit.rip_1.0, whole genome shotgun sequence includes:
- the LOC117906839 gene encoding patellin-3-like, whose amino-acid sequence MAEDGKKPVSEEAEKPVAEASVVEEVVAVAEVTAPPPAVPEAEEAAEKLKEEEVVVEKLEEEVAAAEEEKPKVVEEGEKMTESVSFKEESNVVGDLPESQRKALEELKVLVREALEKHEFTAPPPPPPPPAKEEEKAPATEEEPKTEAPAEPAPEVVCPPPVEESEKKEEKEEEKKEEEKKEEKKEEEKVAPPEPAEPVVVAEVVETVTAVVVDEDGTKTVEAIEETIVVAPPAPPAEEAVAVVEEVTPPPPSEEVPPPPPPPPEEVEIWGIKLFDDDRTDVVLLKFLRARDFKPKEALTMLKNTVLWRKSFGIETLLGDDLGTHLESVVFMEGSGKEGHPVCYNAYGKFLNKELYQNTFSDEEKRQNFLRWRIQFLEKSIRKLDFSPNGINTIIQVNDLKNSPGPFKRELRQSTNQALHLLQDNYPEFVAKQIFINVPWWYLAFNRMISPFLTQRTKSKFVFAGPSKSAETLFKYIAPEQVPVQYGGLKRDGDTEFSICDPVTLVTIKPGCKHVIEFPYSEPCQLIWELRVIGWDVTYGAEFVPTVEEGYTVIVQKARKIAPTDEPVISNSFKIGEPGKVILTIDNQTSKKKKLLYRSKTQPCD is encoded by the exons ATGGCGGAAGACGGCAAAAAGCCAGTTTCTGAGGAAGCTGAGAAGCCAGTTGCTGAAGCTTCCGTTGTTGAAGAAGTTGTGGCTGTGGCTGAGGTGACAGCGCCGCCGCCTGCGGTTCCGGAAGCGGAGGAAGCGGCGGAGAAGCTGAaggaggaggaggtggtggtggagaagctggaggaggaggtggCGGCGGCTGAGGAGGAGAAGCCCAAGGTGGTGGAGGAGGGGGAGAAGATGACTGAGTCGGTGTCGTTCAAGGAGGAGAGCAACGTTGTAGGTGATCTTCCGGAGAGTCAGAGGAAGGCTCTGGAGGAGCTGAAAGTGCTGGTCCGGGAGGCGCTGGAGAAGCACGAGTTCACAGCTCCCCCTCCTCCACCGCCGCCGCCGGCCAAGGAGGAGGAAAAGGCTCCTGCAACTGAGGAAGAGCCCAAAACCGAGGCACCGGCGGAACCAGCGCCGGAGGTTGTGTGTCCACCACCGGTGGAAGAATCAgagaagaaggaagagaaggaagaagagaagaaagaggaagagaagaaagaagaaaagaaagaagaagagaaggttGCGCCGCCGGAACCAGCTGAGCCAGTGGTAGTTGCTGAGGTGGTGGAGACAGTTACTGCCGTCGTGGTCGACGAGGACGGTACCAAAACCGTTGAAGCAATCGAAGAGACCATAGTGGTCGCACCTCCCGCTCCTCCAGCAGAGGAGGCCGTAGCCGTCGTCGAGGAGGTCACTCCTCCACCTCCGTCCGAGGAAGTGCCCCCGCCGCCACCACCACCGCCGGAGGAGGTAGAGATCTGGGGAATCAAGCTCTTCGATGACGACAGGACCGATGTCGTCCTCCTAAAATTCCTCCGTGCCCGAGATTTCAAGCCTAAAGAAGCCTTAACCATGTTGAAGAACACTGTGCTATGGCGAAAAAGCTTTGGAATCGAAACTCTTCTGGGAGATGACCTCGGAACCCACCTGGAGAGCGTGGTGTTCATGGAGGGATCCGGAAAAGAAGGCCACCCGGTGTGCTACAACGCATACGGAAAATTCCTGAACAAGGAACTGTATCAAAACACCTTCTCTGATGAGGAGAAGAGGCAGAACTTCCTCCGATGGCGGATTCAGTTCTTGGAGAAGAGCATAAGGAAGCTGGACTTCAGTCCCAATGGCATCAACACTATCATTCAGGTCAACGATCTCAAGAACTCCCCAGGACCATTCAAGAGGGAGCTCCGACAATCCACCAACCAGGCCCTCCACTTGCTCCAAGACAATTATCCCGAGTTTGTTGCCAAACAG ATCTTTATCAATGTTCCATGGTGGTACTTGGCCTTCAATAGAATGATCAGTCCTTTCCTGACTCAAAGGACAAAGAGCAAGTTTGTATTTGCAGGGCCATCAAAATCCGCTGAAACCCTTTTCAA ATATATTGCACCTGAGCAAGTCCCAGTGCAATATGGTGGACTGAAAAGGGATGGTGACACTGAATTCTCCATCTGCGACCCTGTTACATTGGTCACCATCAAACCGGGATGCAAACATGTTATTGAATTCCCATACTCTGAG CCATGCCAGCTAATTTGGGAACTTCGCGTTATCGGATGGGATGTGACCTATGGAGCTGAGTTTGTGCCGACTGTCGAGGAGGGGTACACCGTAATCGTCCAGAAAGCAAGGAAAATTGCCCCAACCGATGAACCAGTGATCAGCAACAGCTTCAAAATTGGGGAACCAGGCAAGGTCATTCTCACCATCGACAATCAGACctccaagaagaagaagctcCTCTACAGGTCCAAGACTCAACCTTGTGACTAA